In Streptomyces sp. 71268, the DNA window GTACGAGAGGGGCTGCTGCTCGGACGGGGAGGGGGACATGGGGATCGCCTCGCTCATCAGGGGTGGCGGGTGGTGCGGGGGTACGGAGGTACGGGGCAGCCTGGCACGGCCGGGCCGGCGCGGCCCGTCGGGCTCGCGTCAGGGCCGGACGGGGCGGGCCGGTCGGGGCTGGCCGGTGAGGGCGGTGGCGGGTCAGAAGGCCACCGCGGACATGATCGCGATGTTGCAGCCGAGGAGCACGACGGCGGTGGGCAGTTGGGCCTTGATCGGCCCGTACTGGTCCTTCAGCTCGAGCAGCGCGGCGGGCACGATGTTGAAGTTGGCGGCCATCGGCGTGACCAGGGTGCCGCAGAAGCCGGCCAGCATGCCGATGGCCAGGACCGCGGCGGCATTGCCGTCGGCCTGTTCCACCAGGACCGGCCAGCCGACGGCCGCGGTCATCACGGGGAACGCGGCGAACGCGTTGCCCATGATCACGGTGAAGAGGAACATGCCGACGCAGTACACGGCCACGGCCAGGTAGAGGGAGTCCTCCGGCAGCACCTTGGTGGTGAGTTCGCCGACCTCCTCGCCCACGCCCGAGACGGAGAAGATGGTGCCGAGGGTGGCGAGCATCTGCGGCAGCAGCATCGCCCAGCCCATCGCCTCCAGCATCGAGCGCCCGGCGTGCACGGGCGTGGCGATCCGCTTCTCGCGCAGCATCACCATGCCCACGGCCAGCGCGACGATGGCGCCGATGCCAAGGCCCAGGATGGTCTCGCTGCCCTTCTGCAGCACCGGCTCGCCACCGATGGACAGCTTCTTCACGCCGACCGCGCACACCATGGCGACCAGCGGGATGGTGAGCGCGGGCACGAAGAGCCGGTTGCCCAGGCGCGCGGCGCTGGCCGTGCGCTCCGCGCCGGTGGTGGTGCGTACGGTGCCGCGCCCGGTGAAGCCGAAGCCCGCGAGGACGGCCATCGCCAGCACGGCGACGCCCAGCGGCTCGGCCGGGGCGCGGTCCTCCACGACCCAGGAGCTGTAGACGAAGCCCGCGCCGATCAGGCCCCAGAACGCCGCGGTACCCACGCGCTTGGGGTTGCTGCGGTCGGTGACCATCTGGGCGGCCATCACCAGGAAGATGGCGCCGACGAGCCAGTAGAACCACTCTGCCTTGATCACTTCGCGGCCTCCTCGGCGGTCGGCTGGGTGGCGTTGGCGGCCAGCAGCTCGCGTTCCAACTGGCGGTCCAGGCGCAGCAGTCGCCACCCGTGCACGACGAAGGCGCAGATCGCGGTGGGGATCGCCCACAGCGCCAGGTGCAGGGGCTCCAGGTGGGTGTCGTAGGTGGTGTTCACGAAGCCGGTGATCAGCAGGATGGAGCCGACGGCGAGGAAGACGTCCTCACCGAAGAACAGGCCCACGTTGTCGGCGCTCGCGGAGAAGGAGCGCACCTTCTCGCGGGCCTTGTCGGTCAGCGGCCCGTGGGCGCGTTCGGCGGCGCCCTCGGCCATCGGCGCCACCAGCGGGCGCACCGTCTGGGCGGGTCCGCAGACGCTGACGAGGCCGAGCGCGGCGGTGACCTGGCGCAGCAGGAGGTACAGGGTGAGGAAGCGCCCGGTGGTGAGCTTGGTGAACCGGGCGATCAGGGTGCGGGCCTGTTCCTGGAGGCCGTGGCGCTCCAGGAGGCCGATAACGGGCAACGTGATGGCGAAGATCGTCACCGCTCGGCTGGAGGCGAAGCCGTCGCCGAAGGCCGCGAGGACCTCGCGCGGCGACAGGCCGCCGAGCAGGCCGGTCGCGATGCCGGCCACTCCTACGACCAGGAGGGGGTTGCGCCTGGTGGCGAATCCGATCACCACCACGAGGACGCCCAGGAGAACGAGCATGCGTCCGCCTTCCGCGTGGGACCCCACGGGGCGTGAGGAGAGTGAACGGGAGGTTAGGCGATTGTTCAACGATCCGACAAGGGGTCGAGAGACAGAGGCCACAGCGACCGGCGCCGCCACCACCCGCTCGCCCCGCCGCGTCGGCCGCGCACGGCGGCTCGCGGCAGCCCGCCGCCACGCCTGGGCACCGCCACCCCACACCCCGCCGGCGGCCGGCCGGCGCGCCCGCCCCGGCGGTCACGCGGCGGCCGCCAGGGCCCGCTTGACCGGGCCCGACCGCGGGTCGGCGCGGGTCAGTCGGTCGCCATCTGCTGGGCGTACGCCCCCGAGAGCTGGCTGCGGGAGTCCGCCAGGTAGTCGGCGAGGAGGGCCTCGGCCTCCGCGACGCGGCCCGCGTCCAGCGCCTCCCAGACCTGCCTGTTACGGGTCAGATAGGGCGCGTGGAAGCGGCGTGGGTCGGCCATCACGTGGAAGACCAGGCGGAGTTCGGCGAGCACGCCGCGCATCAGATCGTTCGTCCGGGGGCTGCCCGCCAGGGCGACGATGCCCTGGTGGAAGCGGATGTTGGCGGTGGAGAGGTCCTGCCAGGCGCGCCCGCGCGCGGCCTCCTCGCCAGCGACGACGGCCGCCTCGATCGCCCGCATCGCCTCGGCGACCGCGCCCGTGTACGGGGGCTCGCCCACGCTGCGTACCGCCGCGCACTCCACCAACGTGCGAACCCGGTAGATGTCGCCGAGGTCCTCGACCGTCACGACGCGTACGAACACTCCGCGATTCAGCTCATGCACCAGCAGACGTTCGCGGGTCAGCAGCCGGAACGCCTCCCGGAGGGTGT includes these proteins:
- a CDS encoding DUF969 domain-containing protein; the protein is MLVLLGVLVVVIGFATRRNPLLVVGVAGIATGLLGGLSPREVLAAFGDGFASSRAVTIFAITLPVIGLLERHGLQEQARTLIARFTKLTTGRFLTLYLLLRQVTAALGLVSVCGPAQTVRPLVAPMAEGAAERAHGPLTDKAREKVRSFSASADNVGLFFGEDVFLAVGSILLITGFVNTTYDTHLEPLHLALWAIPTAICAFVVHGWRLLRLDRQLERELLAANATQPTAEEAAK
- a CDS encoding GntR family transcriptional regulator, coding for MTSGADERLTAVIDVSRLETDRLLLGRTSTAERVADVLRDRIAEGFFPPGTKLSEDSIKGALGISRNTLREAFRLLTRERLLVHELNRGVFVRVVTVEDLGDIYRVRTLVECAAVRSVGEPPYTGAVAEAMRAIEAAVVAGEEAARGRAWQDLSTANIRFHQGIVALAGSPRTNDLMRGVLAELRLVFHVMADPRRFHAPYLTRNRQVWEALDAGRVAEAEALLADYLADSRSQLSGAYAQQMATD
- a CDS encoding DUF979 domain-containing protein, whose product is MIKAEWFYWLVGAIFLVMAAQMVTDRSNPKRVGTAAFWGLIGAGFVYSSWVVEDRAPAEPLGVAVLAMAVLAGFGFTGRGTVRTTTGAERTASAARLGNRLFVPALTIPLVAMVCAVGVKKLSIGGEPVLQKGSETILGLGIGAIVALAVGMVMLREKRIATPVHAGRSMLEAMGWAMLLPQMLATLGTIFSVSGVGEEVGELTTKVLPEDSLYLAVAVYCVGMFLFTVIMGNAFAAFPVMTAAVGWPVLVEQADGNAAAVLAIGMLAGFCGTLVTPMAANFNIVPAALLELKDQYGPIKAQLPTAVVLLGCNIAIMSAVAF